A genomic stretch from Leptospira licerasiae serovar Varillal str. VAR 010 includes:
- a CDS encoding LIC10235 family protein yields MKPKKVTNDDLEKIIAGVKTQAVEAIGNYLYKGFRIQVSKYNLSGAERVQLLYQRRRKEGLCIVCGTKVGKKNPSTGRLYRLCEFHRKKIDKKK; encoded by the coding sequence ATGAAACCAAAGAAAGTCACTAACGATGATTTGGAAAAGATCATCGCCGGGGTAAAAACTCAAGCTGTCGAAGCGATCGGTAATTACCTCTACAAAGGATTTCGGATTCAGGTTAGTAAGTACAACCTGTCTGGGGCGGAGAGGGTTCAGCTCCTTTATCAAAGGAGAAGGAAAGAAGGTCTTTGTATCGTCTGCGGCACTAAAGTAGGTAAAAAAAATCCGTCTACTGGCAGGTTGTATCGCCTCTGCGAATTCCACCGGAAGAAAATAGATAAAAAAAAGTAA
- a CDS encoding phasin-related domain-containing protein: MEKQLLDILNAGIGLLKSGQEGLDKAKVDLEKTYGELVAKGAADNSEGSVKIRETVDKLLNEIKEVSTVAGKNYEETRGKIVEKYNQISEEIKKRVPEGQLDAVKAKLTEVAETIKATAKGKA, from the coding sequence ATGGAAAAACAACTGTTGGACATTCTTAACGCCGGAATCGGACTTTTGAAATCTGGACAAGAAGGATTAGACAAAGCGAAAGTAGATTTGGAAAAAACCTACGGAGAATTAGTAGCTAAAGGCGCTGCAGACAATTCTGAAGGTTCCGTAAAAATTCGCGAAACAGTGGATAAACTTTTGAACGAAATCAAAGAAGTTTCTACCGTTGCTGGCAAAAACTACGAAGAAACTCGTGGCAAAATCGTTGAGAAGTACAATCAAATCTCCGAAGAGATCAAAAAACGCGTTCCGGAAGGACAATTGGATGCTGTTAAAGCTAAATTGACCGAAGTAGCTGAAACCATCAAAGCTACTGCAAAAGGAAAAGCTTAA
- a CDS encoding motility associated factor glycosyltransferase family protein, which produces MKEFRSDLLEKNLASLRSFAPEAFERIESARIDFDIVPTKTEDPSLKIGNVLLHSSMDPRKEAERQLADLKKGDEERAFLFFGAGLGYSIQYALEFDKIICVWMEPFPEIIKAAFSLFDFSSMILSGKLRIFLPPYEESAFYEGFKGISGYPVSFIPHRGSLQWKQEEYQELRFRAETFFHKKDVNTATLTRFEKVWTGNFIRNLPELVDMQPINELFGLCRSKVDVVVCGAGPSLYLSLQELKEYRENFILIAVDTALLILQRSGIDPDLVFSVDPQPLNSKYLEGYSGKAKFIFDPTTSYHSLRMPYIGKNHFLTSSPFPWIKLLENASENGLGAVDFGGSVSTNATSLAEKMEARSILLLGQDLSFPGSQAHCKGAILEERLNFLESRTQRREHHNYKQMTALPPKWIESIEGKRLRTNEKLLIFKKWFEERQKDRPWVNLGKDGAKLEGIRNITFQDWFDRNPPNFKEVSEVKDKIRAVLPSKINGKKVLEELTKIRSELKEFGAQVNLGEILSEKIYSLIQDGEKDKDSIRKSLYDISLIDDRISSKKGLTEFLGISLQRVILAITEGYDTELTLDEKKNERLAVAKKSLLLYSGLKKSTEMNLQLLSKTVRRFSS; this is translated from the coding sequence ATGAAAGAATTTAGGTCGGATTTGCTCGAAAAAAATTTGGCCTCGCTTCGCAGTTTCGCGCCGGAAGCCTTTGAAAGGATAGAATCTGCTCGGATCGATTTCGATATCGTTCCCACAAAAACAGAAGATCCTAGTTTAAAGATCGGTAATGTTCTTCTGCATAGTTCCATGGATCCGCGAAAGGAAGCGGAAAGGCAACTTGCGGATCTGAAAAAAGGAGACGAAGAAAGAGCGTTTTTATTTTTCGGAGCCGGCCTAGGCTATTCCATCCAATATGCATTAGAATTCGATAAAATAATCTGCGTATGGATGGAGCCTTTTCCCGAGATCATTAAGGCGGCATTTTCACTTTTCGATTTTTCTTCTATGATCCTTTCCGGAAAATTAAGGATTTTTCTTCCTCCATATGAAGAATCCGCATTTTACGAGGGTTTCAAAGGGATCTCCGGATACCCCGTTAGTTTTATACCTCATAGAGGAAGTTTGCAGTGGAAACAGGAAGAATACCAAGAACTCCGATTTCGAGCAGAAACGTTCTTTCATAAAAAAGATGTAAACACTGCTACATTGACTAGATTTGAGAAGGTCTGGACCGGAAATTTTATCCGGAATCTTCCCGAACTTGTGGATATGCAACCTATAAACGAATTGTTCGGTTTATGCAGATCCAAAGTGGATGTAGTCGTTTGTGGGGCCGGGCCTTCCCTGTATCTTTCTTTGCAGGAACTGAAAGAATATAGGGAAAACTTTATATTGATCGCAGTAGATACAGCGCTTCTCATTCTGCAAAGATCGGGAATAGATCCGGATCTGGTTTTTAGCGTGGATCCACAGCCGTTGAATTCCAAATATTTAGAAGGATATTCAGGAAAGGCAAAGTTTATATTCGATCCAACTACTTCTTATCACTCATTAAGAATGCCTTATATAGGAAAAAATCATTTTCTGACTTCTTCTCCGTTTCCTTGGATTAAACTTTTGGAGAACGCTTCCGAAAACGGACTTGGAGCAGTTGATTTCGGGGGTTCCGTTTCTACGAATGCTACAAGTCTCGCCGAGAAAATGGAAGCGAGGTCCATTTTACTTTTAGGCCAAGACCTTTCTTTTCCGGGTTCCCAAGCTCATTGTAAGGGAGCGATCTTAGAAGAAAGATTGAACTTTTTAGAGTCGAGAACTCAAAGAAGAGAACATCATAATTATAAACAAATGACTGCTTTGCCTCCTAAGTGGATCGAGTCCATTGAAGGAAAAAGGCTAAGAACAAATGAAAAACTTTTAATTTTTAAAAAATGGTTCGAAGAAAGACAAAAAGATCGTCCTTGGGTTAACCTGGGAAAAGACGGAGCTAAGTTAGAGGGTATCCGGAATATTACGTTCCAAGATTGGTTTGATCGAAATCCTCCGAATTTTAAAGAGGTATCAGAGGTCAAAGATAAGATCCGGGCCGTCCTTCCCTCTAAGATCAACGGAAAAAAAGTATTAGAAGAATTAACAAAGATCCGAAGCGAGTTAAAAGAATTCGGCGCTCAAGTGAATCTTGGAGAAATCCTTTCCGAAAAAATATACAGCCTTATCCAAGACGGAGAGAAGGATAAAGATTCCATTCGAAAGTCATTATATGATATTTCCTTAATAGATGATCGTATTAGTTCTAAAAAAGGACTCACAGAATTTTTAGGCATCAGTCTGCAAAGAGTGATCTTAGCGATCACAGAAGGATACGATACTGAGCTTACATTGGACGAGAAGAAGAATGAAAGACTTGCAGTCGCGAAAAAGAGCCTTCTTCTTTATTCCGGCCTGAAAAAAAGCACAGAAATGAACCTACAGCTCCTAAGTAAAACAGTGAGGCGTTTTTCCTCTTAA
- a CDS encoding glycerophosphodiester phosphodiesterase: protein MDFDPFVLPKPWVIAHRGDSGEYPENTMSSFRNAVELKADWIELDIIHSSDGKIVVIHDDTLDRTTNQKGEVKLLPFNTIRKADAGSWKDPRFKGEKVPDLWEVWDYLKSKNIGLNVEIKSGAYEEIPIDTPIEQELIDYTKQNSLFHKSLFSSFCWESLARIRELSVDAKLGILIGEETSSWMEALELGFRLNAFSLNLSARGLDKETVSKIQKEGFNVLVYTLNTEEELKFGIDLGVDGIFTNFPKRMRSLLT, encoded by the coding sequence ATGGATTTTGATCCGTTCGTTCTCCCTAAACCTTGGGTGATCGCTCATAGAGGAGATAGCGGAGAATATCCTGAAAACACAATGAGCTCTTTCCGAAATGCCGTGGAACTCAAAGCGGATTGGATAGAGTTGGATATCATCCATTCTTCCGATGGAAAGATAGTAGTCATTCACGATGATACTTTGGATAGGACTACGAATCAAAAAGGAGAAGTGAAACTTCTTCCATTTAATACGATCCGCAAAGCGGATGCAGGCTCTTGGAAAGATCCAAGATTTAAAGGGGAGAAGGTCCCGGATCTTTGGGAGGTCTGGGATTATTTAAAGTCTAAGAATATCGGATTGAATGTGGAGATTAAATCAGGCGCCTACGAAGAGATCCCGATCGATACTCCGATTGAACAGGAATTGATAGACTACACTAAACAAAATTCTCTTTTTCATAAATCATTATTCTCTTCTTTCTGTTGGGAATCATTAGCGCGTATTCGGGAGTTATCCGTAGACGCAAAACTTGGCATCTTGATCGGAGAAGAAACTTCCTCTTGGATGGAAGCATTGGAACTCGGTTTTAGATTGAATGCATTTAGTTTGAATCTTTCCGCAAGAGGTCTGGATAAAGAAACTGTTTCGAAGATTCAAAAAGAAGGATTTAACGTTTTGGTTTATACGCTGAATACGGAAGAAGAACTGAAGTTCGGAATAGATCTAGGGGTAGACGGGATCTTTACGAATTTTCCAAAAAGAATGAGATCCTTGCTTACTTGA
- a CDS encoding tetratricopeptide repeat protein — MFRIAEEAYKDRRFYKAAESLRNFLVLYPGNSKKNRVLSLLKDCFLKLDRPEKALEVSLDLYKMEPTGEFGLESYLEAGRLLAKMGEIDQAKQIFSSICRQSYSRAMAEKAALEFSGIDLLSDGEESSPEGESCREK; from the coding sequence TTGTTTCGGATCGCGGAAGAAGCATATAAGGACCGTCGCTTTTATAAAGCAGCGGAAAGTCTTCGTAACTTCCTGGTTCTTTATCCTGGAAATTCTAAAAAAAACAGGGTGCTTAGCCTTCTCAAAGATTGTTTTCTAAAGTTGGATCGTCCTGAGAAAGCTTTGGAAGTGAGTCTGGACCTTTATAAAATGGAACCGACTGGAGAATTCGGGTTAGAATCCTACTTGGAAGCCGGGCGCCTACTAGCCAAGATGGGAGAAATCGACCAGGCGAAGCAGATTTTCTCCTCAATTTGTAGACAATCTTACTCCAGAGCGATGGCAGAAAAGGCTGCTCTGGAATTCTCCGGTATCGATCTACTTTCGGATGGGGAAGAATCTTCTCCGGAAGGGGAATCTTGTCGCGAAAAATAA
- a CDS encoding phasin-related domain-containing protein, whose protein sequence is MEKQILDVLNAGLGLVKSGQEGLDKAKAEFTKSFQELAAKGASDNSEASVRVREFVDKFLNEAKELTTAATKTYEDSRAKALEVYNQIAEEAKKLVPAEQIEAIKAKFSEVTESVKKPAAPTKKTA, encoded by the coding sequence ATGGAAAAACAAATTCTAGATGTACTGAACGCAGGTCTTGGTTTGGTTAAAAGCGGACAAGAAGGTCTGGATAAAGCGAAAGCAGAATTTACTAAGAGTTTTCAAGAACTTGCAGCAAAAGGCGCTTCCGACAATTCAGAAGCATCTGTTCGTGTTCGTGAGTTCGTAGACAAATTCTTAAACGAAGCAAAAGAATTAACTACTGCTGCTACTAAAACCTACGAAGATTCTCGCGCTAAGGCACTTGAAGTTTATAACCAGATTGCAGAAGAAGCTAAGAAATTAGTTCCTGCTGAACAAATCGAAGCTATCAAGGCAAAATTTAGCGAAGTTACGGAGTCAGTTAAAAAACCTGCTGCTCCAACTAAAAAAACTGCTTAA
- a CDS encoding PPK2 family polyphosphate kinase produces MIQLSEYSTEPDKDLSKEKAEELRLTELARIEELQIRLFASKKKSLLIILQGMDASGKDGTVKKLFSVLNPLGCTCKAWKAPTPEELSRDFLWRIHKELPQKGWIQIFNRSHYEDILVPFVSESLSKDKLKERLEFIDSFEEFVSKENQTHILKFFLHISREEQIKRIEERLSNPEKNWKFDPSDLEAHKNFKKYLGAYEWIFSHSKDRFPWVVVPSDKKWYRDYLIAKYVRKELENMDLKYPKLEVQPGGT; encoded by the coding sequence ATGATCCAACTTTCCGAATACTCAACAGAACCGGACAAGGACCTTTCCAAAGAAAAAGCGGAAGAACTTCGTCTTACGGAATTGGCAAGGATAGAAGAGTTACAGATCCGTCTTTTCGCTAGTAAAAAGAAATCCTTGCTCATCATTCTACAAGGAATGGATGCTTCCGGAAAAGACGGAACGGTCAAAAAACTTTTTTCGGTTTTAAATCCTTTGGGCTGTACTTGTAAAGCTTGGAAAGCGCCCACTCCGGAAGAATTGAGTCGAGATTTTCTCTGGAGGATCCACAAGGAACTTCCTCAAAAGGGTTGGATCCAAATTTTCAATCGTTCCCACTACGAGGATATCTTGGTGCCTTTTGTTTCCGAGAGTCTATCCAAGGATAAGCTCAAAGAAAGATTAGAGTTCATTGATTCATTCGAGGAATTTGTATCAAAAGAAAACCAGACCCATATTCTGAAATTCTTCCTGCATATCTCTCGAGAGGAGCAGATCAAGAGAATAGAAGAAAGATTATCCAATCCGGAAAAGAATTGGAAGTTCGATCCAAGCGATCTAGAAGCTCATAAAAACTTCAAAAAGTATCTAGGAGCTTACGAATGGATATTTTCCCATTCTAAGGATCGTTTTCCTTGGGTGGTCGTTCCTTCCGACAAAAAATGGTACAGGGATTATCTAATCGCTAAGTATGTTCGTAAAGAATTGGAGAATATGGATCTCAAATATCCTAAGTTGGAAGTTCAACCGGGCGGAACCTAG
- a CDS encoding DUF2804 domain-containing protein yields the protein MNLETEIQQPTILCDPSGKVNRNAIGWSKTPLHRCNVKGHWLRKKKWNYWCFYDQNFLASFTVSDIDYAGVIFCYWLDRRTGEFQEATVITPFGKGTMLGQTVSSNARYEGKEGFLDFQMDEDGNYKIKVDFLKGTRKSIQADLTLQVPNQWESLNVVVPWTRNRFQFTHKLFGLGAKGKVTTASKSYEFNPKDSFGVLDYGRGVWPYFSKWNWASMSYRPGGNEVYGVNLGAGWTDDTGTTENALLINGRIYKIPSVIAFEFDKKDPKKPWMIYSKESKAVELVFTPDFHRKAYSNMGLISSKVNQMIGSFDGVFRIGKSEFRIEGGQGWAEDHIARW from the coding sequence ATGAATTTAGAAACAGAAATCCAACAACCTACCATTTTATGCGACCCTTCCGGTAAAGTGAATCGGAATGCGATCGGCTGGTCCAAAACTCCCTTACACAGATGTAATGTAAAAGGCCACTGGCTTCGTAAGAAAAAATGGAATTATTGGTGCTTTTATGATCAAAACTTTTTGGCTTCTTTCACTGTTTCGGATATCGATTACGCAGGTGTGATCTTTTGTTATTGGTTGGATAGAAGGACCGGAGAATTCCAGGAAGCGACCGTAATCACTCCTTTCGGCAAAGGTACCATGCTTGGACAAACCGTTTCCAGCAACGCTCGTTACGAAGGTAAAGAAGGGTTTCTGGATTTCCAGATGGACGAAGACGGAAATTACAAGATCAAAGTGGACTTTCTGAAAGGAACACGCAAATCCATCCAAGCCGATCTTACATTACAAGTTCCTAATCAATGGGAAAGCCTGAACGTTGTGGTACCTTGGACTCGAAATCGTTTTCAATTTACACATAAATTATTCGGATTGGGGGCAAAGGGAAAAGTTACAACTGCTTCTAAATCTTACGAGTTCAATCCTAAGGATTCGTTCGGAGTTCTGGATTATGGAAGAGGTGTTTGGCCTTATTTTAGCAAATGGAACTGGGCATCTATGTCTTATCGTCCGGGTGGGAACGAAGTTTATGGAGTGAACTTGGGGGCAGGTTGGACCGACGACACCGGGACTACCGAAAATGCTCTTTTGATCAACGGTAGAATTTATAAAATTCCTTCCGTGATCGCTTTCGAATTCGATAAAAAAGATCCTAAAAAACCTTGGATGATCTATTCCAAGGAAAGTAAAGCGGTGGAACTAGTGTTTACTCCCGATTTTCACAGAAAGGCGTATTCTAATATGGGTTTAATCTCTTCTAAAGTAAATCAGATGATCGGAAGTTTTGATGGCGTTTTCCGAATAGGTAAAAGTGAATTTAGGATTGAAGGTGGACAAGGCTGGGCAGAAGATCATATCGCTCGCTGGTAG
- a CDS encoding Crp/Fnr family transcriptional regulator has product MSNGFFQIVNYPKGSYVIVEGKKEAHNFFIIRQGKVRVARENQVVGEDPNQLLGPGDFFGVVAAMSQHAQIESAIALTDVSLIQVSYDQFGTLIQKNTPVAMKIIRYFSMKLRQFDSTITRLSFRTAVEEDPNQLFAIGEYYFNQKNTLHAAYAFQKYLQYLPNGQFATQAKLKLQTVNQPVAPPPIDYTKFNRAYGDNEMIFCEHEPGRELYIIQHGRVKITKIVDSNEVLLAVLQSGDIFGEMALLDNKPRSASAIAWGEVQLLAINKANFEGMVKAQPQLATRLITLLSERIWTAYKQLANLLISDPQGRIADTLLTLVEKNRVKVIPKSTYNFEIGTKDLIKMVGLTYPKDENLVLDLISKNKFIKLDQGKISCTDLVELEKLVQAFRKKSQIDAKIKKRA; this is encoded by the coding sequence ATGTCCAACGGCTTCTTTCAAATCGTGAATTACCCGAAAGGGTCCTATGTCATCGTCGAAGGCAAGAAAGAAGCCCATAATTTCTTTATCATCCGACAAGGCAAGGTCAGGGTCGCCCGTGAGAACCAAGTAGTAGGCGAGGACCCGAACCAACTTTTGGGACCTGGAGATTTTTTCGGAGTGGTTGCTGCAATGAGCCAGCACGCTCAGATCGAATCCGCAATCGCTCTAACTGATGTTTCTTTAATTCAAGTTAGTTACGACCAGTTCGGAACTCTGATCCAAAAAAATACTCCGGTAGCAATGAAGATCATTCGCTACTTCTCTATGAAACTCAGACAGTTCGACTCTACGATCACTCGTCTGTCTTTTCGTACAGCGGTAGAAGAAGATCCGAACCAGTTGTTCGCGATCGGAGAATATTACTTTAACCAAAAGAATACTCTTCACGCCGCATACGCTTTCCAAAAATATCTGCAATATCTTCCTAACGGTCAATTTGCCACTCAGGCCAAACTGAAATTACAGACTGTTAACCAACCGGTTGCCCCTCCTCCGATAGATTATACAAAGTTTAACCGTGCATACGGCGATAACGAGATGATCTTCTGCGAGCACGAGCCTGGTAGAGAATTATACATCATCCAACATGGAAGAGTAAAGATCACCAAGATCGTGGACTCTAACGAAGTGCTTCTCGCAGTTTTACAAAGCGGGGACATTTTTGGAGAGATGGCACTCTTAGATAATAAACCTAGATCTGCTTCTGCAATCGCTTGGGGAGAAGTTCAGTTACTTGCGATCAACAAAGCCAACTTTGAGGGAATGGTTAAGGCCCAGCCTCAATTGGCGACTAGGCTGATCACCCTTCTTTCCGAAAGGATTTGGACCGCTTATAAGCAGCTTGCTAACTTGCTTATTTCAGATCCTCAGGGAAGGATCGCAGATACATTGCTCACTCTTGTTGAGAAGAACAGAGTTAAGGTCATTCCTAAATCCACTTATAATTTCGAGATCGGTACTAAGGACTTGATCAAGATGGTTGGATTGACTTATCCTAAAGATGAGAACCTGGTTCTGGATCTGATCTCCAAAAACAAATTTATCAAATTAGATCAGGGAAAAATTTCCTGCACGGATCTTGTGGAATTAGAAAAACTAGTACAAGCATTCCGTAAAAAATCGCAGATAGACGCTAAGATCAAAAAACGCGCTTAG
- a CDS encoding PLP-dependent aminotransferase family protein: MTNTDRLITKYSKIANSLIGRIESGEFPPGSKLPSLRKICLFEECNLSTAVEAFGILQERGFISGRERSGYFVLPRPELYPKYKLEKPVRVPNPSVPEEVSSLMSELADPGFIPFGAAVPDPQFLPYSSLQKAYKKSLKDSQVYKYSDAAGILELRKKIAIRSSGKERRVRSDEVFITLGCSEAAFLALSLSTKPGDKVAVESPLHFVLYQILSELKLKAIEIPTDPFTGLDLQSYISVIKKESPKFLITIPTFSNPTGSLMPLGSKRELLKISSKYGVKILEDDIYGDLQHNGGIRPPSLLSLDTEGIVTQVSSLSKSVNPGLRIGWMISDQIKVENARRLRLAESISLPAIPQLASSYFIGSLAHERHLREFRRRLGGLVLSYADSFLEYFPKGTKVAIPKGGFLLWIELPKGKDSRVLRFQAAKKKISIVPGNLFSLSGKYVNNFRINAGILMGPKVISAIQTLGKIAKEI, encoded by the coding sequence ATGACCAATACAGATCGACTTATTACTAAATATTCTAAGATCGCAAACTCTCTGATCGGTAGGATAGAATCCGGAGAATTTCCTCCGGGTTCCAAATTACCTTCTCTTCGAAAAATCTGTTTATTTGAAGAGTGTAATCTTTCCACTGCCGTCGAGGCTTTTGGTATCCTTCAAGAGAGAGGTTTTATCAGCGGAAGAGAAAGATCCGGATATTTTGTTCTTCCTCGGCCTGAGTTATATCCAAAATATAAATTGGAAAAGCCTGTAAGAGTTCCGAATCCTTCTGTTCCGGAAGAGGTAAGTTCTTTGATGTCCGAACTTGCAGATCCCGGTTTTATTCCTTTTGGCGCGGCGGTCCCCGATCCTCAATTTTTGCCGTATTCTTCTTTGCAAAAAGCGTATAAGAAATCCTTAAAGGATTCTCAAGTTTATAAATATTCGGATGCGGCAGGAATTTTAGAACTTAGAAAAAAGATCGCGATCCGTTCTTCCGGTAAGGAGAGAAGAGTTCGTTCTGACGAAGTGTTCATCACTTTAGGTTGCTCCGAGGCGGCATTTTTGGCGTTGAGCCTTTCCACAAAACCGGGTGACAAAGTTGCGGTGGAGAGTCCTCTTCATTTTGTTTTGTACCAAATTCTTTCCGAATTAAAATTAAAAGCGATCGAGATCCCTACGGATCCTTTTACGGGTCTTGATCTTCAATCTTATATTTCCGTAATAAAGAAAGAATCTCCTAAGTTTCTCATAACCATTCCTACTTTTTCAAATCCAACCGGAAGCCTTATGCCTTTGGGCTCCAAAAGGGAACTTCTAAAAATCTCTTCTAAATACGGCGTAAAAATTCTAGAGGACGATATCTACGGGGACTTGCAGCATAACGGGGGTATTCGTCCTCCTTCTCTTTTGTCTTTGGATACGGAAGGGATCGTAACTCAGGTTTCTTCTCTTTCTAAATCCGTGAATCCAGGTCTTAGAATCGGTTGGATGATCAGTGATCAAATTAAAGTGGAGAATGCTAGGCGGCTTCGTTTGGCTGAGTCGATCTCTTTGCCTGCGATCCCTCAACTTGCTTCTTCCTATTTTATTGGATCTCTCGCTCATGAAAGACATTTGAGAGAATTTAGACGAAGGTTGGGAGGTTTGGTGCTTTCTTACGCGGATTCCTTTTTGGAATATTTTCCTAAGGGAACCAAGGTCGCGATTCCGAAAGGAGGATTTCTTCTTTGGATAGAACTTCCTAAAGGTAAAGATTCTAGAGTTCTTAGATTCCAAGCGGCGAAAAAGAAGATCAGTATAGTTCCGGGTAATCTTTTCTCTCTTTCCGGAAAGTATGTGAATAATTTCCGGATCAATGCAGGAATTCTTATGGGACCCAAAGTGATCTCCGCCATCCAGACACTCGGAAAAATCGCAAAAGAAATTTAG
- a CDS encoding PLP-dependent aminotransferase family protein: MYKQNKKMGKLILENSSEIFRPSTRTERTPASVTRDILKVIDTPGMISFAGGLPDDSLFPIQDLRNIFETSVSKKGSKLFQYADTQGHFDLRAWIAERYYPGSNADEILLTAGSQQALDLLSRYFIEEGSTILLERPSYLGAVQVFSSYAPSFLGINYTEEGPDIEELKYALRNSAEKPKFFYCIPDFQNPSAYSYSLEIRNSISKLLLENEVPILEDTAYRELYFEEELPVSLCELGPEHTISIGTFSKTLAPALRVGWIKAPKRILKDLIVQKQSMDLHSPTLNQELVYGFVSSSKYEEHLSLIRSVYGKKAIHTFSYLKNNFGDSIPLQISKGGLFYWLEFPQEINTDLLFQKCLEKGLATVPGSSFFVGKPERNHLRWNFSNASEEETKLGIERLFEVYKNLPNF, from the coding sequence ATGTATAAACAGAATAAGAAGATGGGCAAGTTAATTCTAGAAAATAGCTCCGAAATTTTCAGACCTTCGACAAGGACTGAACGAACGCCTGCGTCCGTGACCAGAGATATCTTAAAGGTAATCGATACTCCGGGAATGATCTCTTTCGCGGGAGGGCTTCCGGACGATTCATTATTCCCTATCCAAGATCTAAGGAATATTTTCGAAACATCCGTTTCTAAAAAAGGTTCAAAACTATTCCAATACGCTGATACGCAGGGACATTTCGACTTACGTGCCTGGATTGCGGAAAGATACTATCCCGGTTCTAATGCGGATGAAATTCTTTTGACCGCAGGTTCCCAACAAGCATTGGATCTTCTCAGTCGTTACTTTATAGAAGAAGGTTCTACTATTCTTTTAGAAAGGCCGAGTTATTTAGGTGCTGTCCAAGTATTCTCCTCATATGCGCCTTCTTTCCTAGGTATCAATTATACGGAAGAAGGCCCCGATATTGAAGAATTAAAATACGCGTTGAGAAATTCCGCTGAAAAACCTAAATTTTTTTACTGCATCCCTGATTTCCAAAATCCTTCCGCATATTCATATTCTTTAGAGATTAGAAATTCCATATCGAAATTACTTTTAGAAAACGAGGTTCCGATCTTAGAAGACACCGCTTACAGAGAATTATACTTCGAAGAAGAACTTCCGGTTTCTTTATGTGAGTTAGGTCCGGAACATACTATCTCTATCGGAACATTCTCCAAAACACTTGCGCCTGCATTGAGAGTAGGATGGATCAAGGCACCCAAAAGAATCCTGAAAGATCTGATCGTACAAAAACAATCGATGGATTTACATTCTCCGACTTTGAATCAGGAATTAGTGTACGGATTTGTATCTTCTTCTAAGTATGAAGAACATTTATCTTTGATCCGAAGTGTTTATGGAAAAAAAGCGATTCATACATTTTCTTATTTAAAGAATAATTTTGGAGACTCAATTCCATTACAAATTTCTAAGGGTGGGCTATTCTATTGGTTGGAGTTCCCGCAAGAGATCAACACGGATCTACTCTTCCAAAAATGTTTAGAGAAGGGACTCGCTACAGTTCCGGGATCATCCTTCTTTGTCGGTAAGCCGGAAAGAAATCATCTTCGCTGGAACTTCTCCAACGCCTCGGAAGAAGAGACAAAGTTAGGAATAGAAAGATTATTCGAGGTTTATAAGAATCTTCCGAATTTTTGA